In one Cottoperca gobio chromosome 12, fCotGob3.1, whole genome shotgun sequence genomic region, the following are encoded:
- the LOC115017014 gene encoding proteoglycan 4-like, producing the protein MGNTIQSSSSDDEPYIFVLFPESYIPLARLGQGGFGEVIKCIKKDTSEIVALLLMDNFKEQYQEQWNIVRFIDSFTLSDKRIAMAFEMLDVTLDEYLLDRPKITLELHEVRNIVQQIATALQHLKTIGLIHSDIKLDNIMLVNSQEQPIRVKLIDFGLSFHNDDTDQGALHQILPFRAPEILLGAPFSEAIDMWSLGVLMAFLPSGQRPFQGDDQYYLLSPEHRNKAEEIKQFMDLVKAMLQIDADQRITPSQVLAHPFITGSTLTYDSDINTTSEDHGSTSATLPTGVIMVQPAPPESCTRWDEERGQQKRKSRQLAFVSKESPVDQAREVENVPPQECHMEEQHTEVTAFTYDDSEPEPEPETEPEPETETEPEPEPETETETEPEPEPETETETEPEPEPETETEPEQETETETETEPEPEPDTEPETRDKRQRQETETETEPEPEPEPEPEPETEPEPDTEPEPDTDTEPEPEIEPEPEIEPEPETEPEIEPEPEPEPELDTEPEPEPEPEPEIEPEPEPEPEPEPEIEPEPEPEPEPEPDTEPEPDTEPDTEPDTEPEPEPEIEIEPEPEPEPEIEPEPEPETEPEPEPEIEPEPEPEPEIEPEPETEPEPEPEPEPKPEPDTEPEPDTEPEPEPEPEPEIEPEPEPEPEPEPEPEIEPEPETEPEPEPKPEPDTEPDTEPDTEPDTEPDTEPDTEPEPESEKKKVHSRCF; encoded by the exons ATGGGTAACACTATCCAATCATCTTCCAGCGACGACGAACCCTACATCTTTGTCCTGTTCCCTGAATCATATATACCACTGGCACGTCTGGGACAGGGAGGCTTTGGAGAGGTGATCAAATGTATCAAAAAGGACACCAGCGAGATTGTTGCA TTGCTTCTAATGGACAACTTTAAGGAACAGTACCAGGAACAGTGGAACATTGTCCGCTTCATTGACTCGTTCACACTGAGTGACAAGAGGATTGCTATGGCCTTTGAGATGCTTGATGTAACTCTAGATGAATACCTTCTTGACAGGCCTAAGATCACTCTGGAGTTACATGAAGTCAGGAACATAGTGCAACAG ATAGCCACGGCATTACAGCACCTGAAGACCATTGGATTGATCCATAGTGATATTAAGTTGGACAACATCATGCTGGTGAACTCTCAAGAGCAACCCATCAGAGTGAAGCTAATTGACTTTGGATTGTCTTTTCACAATGATGATACAGACCAGGGCGCACTTCACCAAATATTACCTTTCAG GGCTCCAGAAATTCTTTTGGGTGCTCCATTTTCAGAGGCCATCGATATGTGGTCTCTTGGTGTTTTGATGGCATTCTTGCCGTCCGGTCAACGCCCCTTCCAGGGCGACGATCAATATTACTTA TTGTCTCCAGAACACCGGAATAAGGCTGAAGAAATTAAGCAGTTTATGGACCTGGTAAAGGCGATGCTTCAGATAGATGCCGATCAGAGGATCACTCCCAGCCAAGTCCTCGCCCATCCATTTATCACAGGGAGCACCCTCACCTATGACTCTGA cattaATACAACAAGTGAAGATCATGGCTCAACATCAGCCACATTACCTACTGGTGTCATCATGGTGCAACCTGCACCACCTGAATCCTGCACGCGGTGGGATGAGGAAAGAGGGCAGCAGAAGCGTAAATCTcg ccaATTGGCTTTCGTTTCTAAAGAAAGTCCAGTGGATCAAGCCAGGGAGGTTGAAAATGTACCACCTCAGGAATGTCACATGGAAGAGCAGCACACAGAAGTCACTGCCTTCAcatatg ACGActcagagccagagccagagccagagacagagcccGAGCCCGAGACGGAGACGGAGCCAGAGCCCGAGCcagagacggagacggagacggagccagagccagagccggagacggagacggagacggagccagagccagagccggagacggagacggagccaga acaagagacagagacagagacagagacagagccagagccagagccagacacagagccagagacaagagacaagagacagagacaagagacagagacagagacagagccagagccagagccagagccagagccagagccagagacagagccagagccagacacagagccagagccagacacagacacagagccagagccagagatagagccagagccagagatagagccagagccagagacagagccagagatagagccagagccagagccagagccagagctaGACACAGaaccagagccagagccagagccagagccagagatagagccagagccagagccagagccagagccagagccagagatagagccagagccagagccagagccagagccagagccagacacagagccagagccagacacagagccagacacagagccagatacagagccagagccagagccagagatagagatagagccagagccagagccagagccagagatagagccagagccagagccagagacagagccagagccagagccagagatagagccagagccagagccagagccagagatagagccagagccagagacagagccagagccagagccagagccagagccaaagccagagccagacacagagccagagccagacacagagccagagccagagccagagccagagccagagatagagccagagccagagccagagccagagccagagccagagccagagatagagccagagccagagacagagccagagccagagccaaagccagagccagacacagagccagacacagagccagacacagagccagacacagagccagacacagagccagacacagagccagagccagagtcAGAGAAAAAGAAGGTCCATTCCAGGTGTTTCTGA
- the prodha gene encoding proline dehydrogenase 1, mitochondrial produces MSYTKFVAALVRANSGKVRNIRISTGRCRSTVASTKRREEKDQQVDGCSVVAAVPVELISESKNVKNKKLNNIHIDFDNTEEAYKSKDNIELLRSLLVFKLCTIDVLVDKNKELIALSRKVFGQWMFEKLMKLTFYGQFVAGEDHNSIKPLIQKNQAFGVGAVLDYSVEEDLTQEEAEKKEMDACVSEAEKGSPGADHREKKYKAHRQFGDRRGGVTSARTYFYADESKCDNQMETFINCIKASGGASANGFSAIKMTALGRPQFLLQFSEVLVKWRHFFNFLAAQQGKSEMMVLEQKLELEQLKESLTKMGVGAKDDIENWITGEKLGLSGAIDLLDWNGLINDTTAISNLLMVPNLAKGHLEPLLNKFTAEEERQMKRMLQRLDVLAKHAMENGVRLMVDAEQTYFQPAISRLTLEMQRKFNTEKPIIFNTYQCYLKEAYDNVTMDVELSRREGWYFGAKLVRGAYMYQERDRAKEIGYEDPINPDYEATNRMYHKCLEYVLEEIEHSRKANIMVATHNEDTVKYTLEKMNEMGLLPTENKVYFGQLLGMCDQISFPLGQAGFPVYKYVPYGPVNEVIPYLSRRAQENRGFMKGSQRERSLLWTELKRRVLGGQIFYKPVY; encoded by the exons ATGTCGTACACTAAGTTTGTAGCAGCTCTTGTTCGTGCCAACTCGGGCAAAGTCAGGAATATACGCATATCAACCGGAAGATGTCGGTCAACAGTGGCATCCACcaagagacgagaagagaaagATCAACAGGTCGATGGGTGCAGCGTGGTGGCAGCTGTGCCGGTTGAACTCATCAGCGAGagcaaaaatgttaaaaacaagaaGTTAAATAACATCCACATTGACTTCGACAATACGGAGGAAGCCTACAAAAGCAAAGATAACATTGAACTGCTTCGAAGTCTGCTGGTCTTCAAGCTTTGCACCATTGACGTCCTCGTTGATAAGAACAAAGAG TTGATAGCTCTGAGTAGGAAGGTGTTTGGTCAGTGGATGTTTGAGAAGCTGATGAAGTTGACCTTCTATGGTCAGTTCGTGGCAGGGGAAGACCACAACTCCATCAAACCTTTAATTCAGAAGAATCAAGCCTTTGGTGTGGGAGCAGTTTTGGACTATAGTGTTGAAGAGGACTTGACACaagaggaggcagagaagaaggaaatgga tgcATGTGTTTCTGAAGCAGAGAAAGGAAGTCCAG GTGCTGATCATCGTGAGAAGAAGTACAAGGCCCATCGTCAGTTCGGCGACCGGCGTGGAGGGGTTACTAGTGCTCGTACATACTTCTATGCAGATGAGTCCAAATGTGACAACCAAATGGAGACGTTCATCAACTGCATTAAAGCCTCTG GGGGAGCGTCAGCAAATGGATTTTCTGCCATCAAAATGACCGCTCTCGGGCGGCCACAGTTCCTT CTCCAGTTTTCAGAAGTCCTGGTTAAATGGAGACATTTCTTTAACTTCCTCGCAGCACAACAGGGGAAATCTGAAATGATGGTTTTGGAACAAAAGCTGGAGCTGGAACAACTCAAG GAAAGTTTGACTAAGATGGGCGTTGGAGCCAAGGATGACATCGAGAATTGGATTACTGGGGAGAAGCTGGGTCTCTCGGG AGCGATAGATCTGCTGGACTGGAACGGTTTGATAAATGACACAACAGCAATCTCCAATCTGCTTATGGTGCCAAACCTTGCT AAAGGTCATCTGGAACCTCTGTTGAACAAGTTTACAGccgaggaggagaggcagatgAAGAGAATGCTACAGAGGCTGGACGTCCTCGCCAAG CACGCTATGGAGAATGGGGTGAGGCTAATGGTGGACGCCGAGCAGACGTACTTCCAACCAGCTATTAGTCGACTGACCCTGGAAATGCAGAGAAAATTCAACACAGAAAAGCCAATCATATTCAACACTTACCAGTGTTACCTCAAG gAAGCCTATGACAATGTAACTATGGATGTTGAGCTGTCACGACGGGAAGGCTGGTACTTTGGTGCCAAACTGGTTCGTGGAGCCTACATGTaccaagagagagacagggccAAAGAGATTGGCTACGAAGACCCGATAAACCCAGATTATGAGGCGACCAACAGGATGTACCACAA GTGTTTGGAGTATGTGTTGGAGGAGATCGAACACAGCAGGAAAGCAAATATCATGGTTGCAACTCACAACGAGGACACAGTGAAATATACCCTTGAAAA AATGAATGAGATGGGCCTTTTACCCACGGAAAATAAAGTTTACTTTGGACAGCTGCTGGGCATGTGTGACCAGATTAGCTTCCCGCTAG GTCAAGCAGGTTTCCCAGTCTACAAGTACGTTCCCTACGGCCCCGTCAACGAGGTCATTCCTTATCTGTCCCGCCGCGCTCAAGAGAACCGTGGCTTCATGAAGGGATCCCAGAGGGAGCGCAGCCTCCTGTGGACGGAGCTGAAGCGCAGAGTGCTGGGTGGACAGATTTTCTACAAACCTGTGTACTGA
- the LOC115017015 gene encoding LOW QUALITY PROTEIN: galactosylceramide sulfotransferase (The sequence of the model RefSeq protein was modified relative to this genomic sequence to represent the inferred CDS: substituted 1 base at 1 genomic stop codon), with amino-acid sequence MSFVLLLIPVXELRMSAIKGNKCRLIILWVLLTNVMLVLYCLTNRTQVKMRGFQRDTCPLSTEKLLKKNVSFQSTKSEECSPTVNLMFMKTHKTASSTVLNILFRFGEKHKLKFAFPDGRNDFFYPSPFLCSQVKDYRPGDCFNIVCNHMRFDYPEVAKLLPPEAEYLTILRDPVDLFESSFHYYHRAIPLTWRIDGKNKLAEFLNNPRTFYSPEAFNSFYLKNLLFFDFGFDNNLEADDPRVMRDIHNLSKRFGLVLIAEYFEESLILLKDKLCWTMEDIRYFKLNARRSSSVSLMTPELRVKALQWNGADWRLYQHFNATFWARVEAYGREKMKLEVIELRRRNTEMKAICIKDGGAVEAQKIQDRRFLPWQPVGESSILGYNMKENIDPEFRTICEKMLSPEIQYLSELGVNLWLTRLWGWFKDAVFTV; translated from the exons ATGAGCTTCGTGTTGCTGCTC ATTCCTGTTTAGGAGTTAAGGATGTCTGCCATCAAAGGAAATAAGTGCAGACTTATTATTCTCTGGGTTTTATTGACCAACGTCATGCTGGTGCTGTACTGCTTGACGAACCGAACCCAAGTAAAGATGAG GGGCTTCCAACGAGACACGTGTCCTCTTAGTACGGAGAAATTATTGAAGAAAAATGTGAGTTTTCAAAGCACAAAGTCAGAAGAGTGCTCCCCCACAGTAAACCTCATGTTCATGAAGACCCACAAAACGGCGAGCAGCACCGTACTCAACATCCTCTTCAGATTTGGAGAAAAGCACAAGCTTAAATTCGCCTTCCCTGATGGCCGCAATGACTTCTTCTACCCGTCGCCTTTCCTGTGCTCCCAGGTGAAGGACTACAGGCCTGGAGACTGTTTCAACATTGTTTGTAACCACATGCGCTTTGACTATCCAGAAGTAGCCAAGCTCCTGCCTCCAGAGGCCGAGTACCTCACCATCTTACGTGACCCAGTGGATCTCTTTGAGTCGTCCTTCCATTATTATCACAGAGCAATTCCTCTCACATGGAGGATCGATGGAAAGAACAAACTGGCAGAGTTTCTGAACAATCCTCGGACCTTCTACAGCCCAGAAGCTTTCAACTCGTTCTACCTTAAAAACCTGCTCTTTTTTGACTTTGGGTTTGACAACAACCTGGAGGCTGACGATCCTCGCGTAATGAGGGATATCCATAACTTATCGAAACGCTTTGGTCTGGTTCTCATAGCAGAATATTTCGAGGAGTCTCTTATCCTGCTTAAGGACAAACTGTGTTGGACCATGGAGGACATCCGGTATTTTAAACTCAACGCTCGCAGGAGCTCATCTGTATCTCTTATGACCCCTGAGTTGAGAGTCAAAGCTTTACAGTGGAACGGGGCTGACTGGAGACTCTATCAGCACTTTAACGCTACCTTCTGGGCCAGAGTAGAGGCGTATGGGAGGGAGAAAATGAAACTGGAAGTAATAGAGCTGAGGAGAAGAAATACTGAGATGAAGGCCATCTGTATCAAGGATGGAGGTGCAGTTGAAGCCCAAAAGATTCAGGACAGACGTTTCCTGCCCTGGCAGCCAGTTGGAGAGTCTTCCATCCTCGGGTACAACATGAAGGAAAATATTGATCCAGAATTCAGGACAATCTGTGAAAAAATGCTCTCACCTGAAATACAATACTTGTCAGAGCTGGGCGTAAACCTGTGGCTTACTAGACTATGGGGTTGGTTCAAGGATGCTGTTTTTACAGTTTGA